The Kitasatospora setae KM-6054 genome contains a region encoding:
- a CDS encoding carbohydrate binding domain-containing protein, producing MPTSAPTRRRRLAAAGTALAALGLSVGAGFALAPTATATPPGGKDVTATLFEWKFDSVAKACTDTLGPKGYGFVEVSPAEEHVQGSQWWTSYQPVSYKIAGRLGDRASFRNMVAACHAAGVKVIADAVVNHMSAGSGTGTGGTNYTKYTYPGYYQDQDFHSCRTSISNYGDRSNVQNCELVGLSDLNTGSAYVQQTIADYLSDLLTLGVDGFRIDAAKHIAASDLAAIKSKVSNPNAYWVQEVIYGAGEAVQPGEYTGTGDVDEFRSATWLKSAFNGGRISDLQSWGSGLLGSAQARTFVDNWDTERNGSTLTYKYGSAYTLANVFMLANPYGSPNVYSGYAFSGNDDGPPNGGTVNACYQDGWNCTHAWRQVANMVGFRNAVAGTGLTNWWSNGNNAIGFGRGDKGYVAINRESGAITQTFQTSLPAGVYCDVQHGDPVNGGGCTGPTHTVGTDGRFTATVGAGDAVALYVGAGGGSAATPTPTPSASASASASATGTGNSATVFYSTNRNWSAYDLHYAPTGGSWTTVPGVAMDAACTGWVKKTVALGGATGLTATFNNGNGTWDNNGGNNYPLGAGNVTVKDGAVGSGDPCATASASASASASPSATAAPSVGTGASFAVNATTVVGQNIYVVGDAAELGGWDTSKALPLSAAAYPVWKLDAALNPGTAIQYKYVRKDAAGNVTWESGANRTATVPASGKVVLNDTWRG from the coding sequence TTGCCCACTTCCGCCCCCACCCGCAGAAGGCGCCTCGCCGCCGCCGGCACCGCGCTCGCCGCCCTCGGCCTCTCGGTCGGCGCCGGGTTCGCGCTCGCGCCCACCGCCACCGCCACCCCGCCGGGCGGCAAGGACGTCACCGCCACCCTGTTCGAGTGGAAGTTCGACTCGGTGGCCAAGGCGTGCACCGACACCCTCGGCCCCAAGGGCTACGGCTTCGTCGAGGTCTCCCCGGCCGAGGAGCACGTCCAGGGCAGCCAGTGGTGGACCTCCTACCAGCCCGTCAGCTACAAGATCGCCGGCCGGCTCGGCGACCGCGCCTCGTTCCGGAACATGGTCGCCGCCTGCCACGCCGCGGGCGTCAAGGTGATCGCCGACGCGGTGGTCAACCACATGAGCGCGGGCAGCGGCACCGGCACCGGCGGCACCAACTACACCAAGTACACCTACCCGGGTTACTACCAGGACCAGGACTTCCACTCCTGCCGGACGTCGATCAGCAACTACGGCGACCGCTCCAACGTGCAGAACTGCGAGCTGGTCGGCCTCTCCGACCTCAACACCGGCTCCGCCTACGTGCAGCAGACCATCGCCGACTACCTGAGCGACCTGCTGACCCTGGGCGTCGACGGCTTCCGGATCGACGCCGCCAAGCACATCGCCGCGAGCGACCTGGCCGCGATCAAGTCCAAGGTGAGCAACCCGAACGCCTACTGGGTGCAGGAGGTCATCTACGGCGCGGGCGAGGCCGTCCAGCCCGGCGAGTACACCGGCACCGGCGACGTCGACGAGTTCCGCTCCGCGACCTGGCTGAAGAGCGCCTTCAACGGCGGGAGGATCTCCGACCTGCAGAGCTGGGGCAGCGGCCTGCTCGGCTCCGCCCAGGCCCGCACCTTCGTCGACAACTGGGACACCGAGCGCAACGGCTCCACCCTCACCTACAAGTACGGCTCCGCGTACACGCTGGCCAACGTCTTCATGCTGGCCAACCCGTACGGCTCGCCGAACGTCTACTCCGGCTACGCGTTCAGCGGCAACGACGACGGCCCGCCCAACGGCGGCACCGTCAACGCCTGCTACCAGGACGGCTGGAACTGCACCCACGCCTGGCGGCAGGTCGCCAACATGGTCGGCTTCCGCAACGCGGTCGCCGGCACCGGCCTCACCAACTGGTGGTCCAACGGCAACAACGCGATCGGCTTCGGCCGCGGCGACAAGGGCTACGTCGCGATCAACCGGGAGTCCGGCGCGATCACCCAGACCTTCCAGACCTCGCTGCCGGCCGGCGTCTACTGCGACGTCCAGCACGGCGACCCGGTGAACGGCGGCGGCTGCACCGGCCCGACCCACACCGTCGGCACGGACGGCAGGTTCACCGCCACCGTCGGCGCGGGCGACGCGGTCGCGCTGTACGTCGGCGCGGGCGGCGGGTCCGCCGCGACGCCGACCCCGACCCCGTCCGCTTCCGCCTCGGCCTCGGCCTCGGCCACTGGCACCGGGAACAGCGCCACCGTCTTCTACTCGACGAACAGGAACTGGTCGGCCTACGACCTGCACTACGCGCCCACCGGCGGCAGTTGGACCACCGTGCCCGGCGTCGCGATGGACGCGGCGTGCACCGGCTGGGTGAAGAAGACCGTCGCCCTGGGCGGCGCCACCGGCCTCACCGCCACCTTCAACAACGGCAACGGCACCTGGGACAACAACGGCGGCAACAACTACCCGCTGGGCGCCGGGAACGTCACCGTCAAGGACGGCGCGGTCGGCTCCGGCGACCCGTGCGCGACGGCGTCGGCTTCGGCGTCGGCGTCCGCTTCGCCGTCGGCCACCGCTGCGCCGTCGGTCGGGACCGGCGCGTCCTTCGCGGTGAACGCGACCACCGTGGTCGGCCAGAACATCTACGTGGTCGGCGACGCGGCCGAGCTCGGCGGCTGGGACACCTCGAAGGCGCTGCCGCTCTCTGCCGCGGCCTACCCCGTGTGGAAGCTGGACGCGGCGCTGAACCCGGGCACCGCGATCCAGTACAAGTACGTCCGCAAGGACGCCGCCGGGAACGTCACCTGGGAGAGCGGCGCCAACCGCACCGCGACCGTCCCGGCGAGCGGCAAGGTGGTGCTGAACGACACCTGGCGGGGCTGA
- a CDS encoding ammonium transporter codes for MLLADTPPTLDSGDTAWLLACTALVLLMTPGLALFYGGMVRTKSVLNMIMMSFVSIAVVTVVWLLAGYSLAFGKDAGWGLIGSLDHLGMAGITPHDLTGDVPTLLFATFQLTFAIITAALISGAIADRAKFGSWVAFTAVWTLLVYVPVAHWVFAPDGWILKHLGALDFAGGTVVEVNCGASGLALALLLGPRLGFKKEAMRPHNLPLVLLGAGLLWFGWFGFNGGSAMGANGLAAAAVLNTQAAGCAGLLGWLLVEKKRDGHATTLGAASGAVAGLVAITPSCGSVDLFGALVIGLAAGLVCCYAVSWKFRFGYDDSLDVVGVHFVAGVLGTALIGLFATSVMTGGPAGLLHGGGPGQLCKQLVAVLAVACYAFGATYGIGRAIDRLIGFRAEPEHELTGLDLAVHAENAYDHGVLGHGSASAHATSVHPHGAPASDRTRTV; via the coding sequence ATGCTCCTCGCTGACACCCCACCCACCCTGGACAGCGGCGACACCGCCTGGCTGCTGGCCTGCACCGCGCTCGTGCTGCTGATGACCCCGGGCCTGGCGCTGTTCTACGGCGGCATGGTGCGCACCAAGAGCGTGCTCAACATGATCATGATGAGCTTCGTCTCGATCGCCGTGGTCACCGTGGTCTGGCTGCTGGCCGGCTACTCGCTGGCCTTCGGCAAGGACGCCGGCTGGGGCCTGATCGGCTCCCTCGACCACCTCGGGATGGCCGGGATCACCCCGCACGACCTCACCGGGGACGTCCCCACCCTGCTGTTCGCGACCTTCCAGCTGACCTTCGCGATCATCACCGCCGCGCTGATCTCCGGCGCGATCGCCGACCGCGCCAAGTTCGGCTCCTGGGTCGCCTTCACCGCCGTCTGGACGCTGCTGGTCTACGTGCCGGTCGCGCACTGGGTGTTCGCTCCCGACGGCTGGATCCTCAAGCACCTCGGCGCCCTCGACTTCGCCGGCGGCACCGTCGTCGAGGTCAACTGCGGCGCCAGCGGCCTCGCCCTCGCCCTGCTGCTCGGGCCGCGGCTCGGCTTCAAGAAGGAGGCGATGCGCCCGCACAACCTGCCGCTGGTGCTGCTCGGCGCGGGCCTGCTCTGGTTCGGCTGGTTCGGCTTCAACGGCGGCTCCGCGATGGGCGCCAACGGCCTGGCCGCCGCCGCCGTCCTCAACACCCAGGCGGCCGGCTGCGCGGGCCTGCTCGGCTGGCTGCTGGTCGAGAAGAAGCGCGACGGCCACGCCACCACCCTCGGCGCCGCCTCCGGCGCGGTCGCCGGACTCGTCGCCATCACCCCCTCCTGCGGCAGCGTCGACCTGTTCGGCGCGCTGGTCATCGGCCTCGCCGCCGGACTGGTCTGCTGCTACGCCGTCAGCTGGAAGTTCCGCTTCGGCTACGACGACTCGCTCGACGTGGTCGGCGTGCACTTCGTGGCCGGCGTCCTCGGCACCGCGCTGATCGGCCTGTTCGCCACCTCGGTGATGACCGGCGGCCCCGCCGGACTGCTGCACGGCGGCGGCCCCGGCCAGCTCTGCAAGCAGCTGGTCGCCGTCCTGGCGGTCGCCTGCTACGCGTTCGGCGCGACCTACGGCATCGGCCGGGCGATCGACCGGCTGATCGGCTTCCGGGCCGAGCCCGAGCACGAACTGACCGGCCTCGACCTCGCCGTGCACGCCGAGAACGCGTACGATCACGGCGTCCTGGGCCACGGCTCCGCCAGCGCCCACGCCACCAGCGTGCACCCGCACGGTGCGCCCGCCTCCGACAGGACCCGCACGGTATGA
- a CDS encoding P-II family nitrogen regulator has product MKLITAVVKPFKLDEVKTALQELGVHGLTVTEASGYGRQHGHTEVYRGAEYRIDLVPKVRIEVVVEDEDAERVTDAIVAAARTGKIGDGKVWVVPVDGIVRVRTGERGPDAV; this is encoded by the coding sequence ATGAAGCTGATCACCGCCGTCGTCAAGCCGTTCAAGCTGGACGAGGTCAAGACCGCGCTGCAGGAGCTCGGCGTGCACGGCCTGACCGTCACCGAGGCCAGCGGCTACGGGCGGCAGCACGGCCACACCGAGGTGTACCGCGGCGCGGAGTACCGGATCGACCTGGTGCCGAAGGTCCGGATCGAGGTCGTGGTGGAGGACGAGGACGCCGAGCGGGTCACCGACGCGATCGTCGCCGCCGCCCGGACCGGGAAGATCGGCGACGGCAAGGTGTGGGTGGTGCCGGTGGACGGCATCGTCCGGGTCCGCACCGGCGAGCGCGGGCCGGACGCGGTCTGA
- a CDS encoding hemerythrin domain-containing protein: MSRHLLSVGPTTVPAPQGSDTAVRRDGASAAPAVEPLAFAGLRLVHAAVRRDLARIPQALRLLQPDDHETAQALKRHWDFVTAMVTCHHEQQDTRLWPVLRRFAPELRLLLNWLESDHHNLDQCFTRTTTLVGIATRDPASSWPVSYAVEELAARVETHLRIEERQLLPRMEGVFQPGSRIGTLPELLDLLRFADGPSASDALVWLLEGVEPAQIDRLLADCDDETVRHWPHWRDTYARCTDLLWGPAGQ; encoded by the coding sequence ATGTCCCGTCACCTGCTGTCCGTCGGCCCCACGACCGTCCCCGCGCCGCAGGGCAGCGACACCGCGGTCCGCCGCGACGGGGCGTCCGCCGCTCCCGCGGTCGAGCCCTTGGCGTTCGCCGGGCTGCGCCTGGTGCACGCCGCCGTCCGCCGCGACCTCGCCCGGATCCCGCAGGCGCTGCGCCTGCTCCAGCCCGACGACCACGAGACCGCCCAGGCGCTGAAGCGGCACTGGGACTTCGTCACCGCGATGGTCACCTGCCACCACGAGCAGCAGGACACCCGGCTCTGGCCGGTGCTGCGCCGCTTCGCGCCCGAGCTGCGGCTGCTGCTCAACTGGCTGGAGTCCGACCACCACAACCTCGACCAGTGCTTCACCCGCACCACCACCCTGGTCGGCATCGCCACCCGCGACCCCGCCAGCTCCTGGCCGGTCTCCTACGCGGTCGAGGAACTGGCCGCCCGGGTGGAGACCCACCTGCGGATCGAGGAACGCCAACTGCTGCCCCGGATGGAGGGCGTCTTCCAGCCCGGATCCCGGATCGGCACCCTGCCCGAACTGCTCGACCTGCTGCGCTTCGCCGACGGCCCGTCCGCCTCCGACGCCCTGGTCTGGCTGCTGGAGGGCGTCGAGCCCGCCCAGATCGACCGGCTGCTCGCCGACTGCGACGACGAGACGGTGCGCCACTGGCCGCACTGGCGCGACACGTACGCCCGCTGCACCGACCTGCTGTGGGGGCCGGCCGGTCAGTGA
- a CDS encoding macrolide family glycosyltransferase, with amino-acid sequence MTRVPRRAHIAMVGIPAVSHVRPSLEVIRELVARGHRVTYANDPSAAELIAPTGAELVPCPSTLPVADHDWPDDPIAAMRVFLEDAIAMLPRLRAHYDADPADLYLYDIGAYAARALAEAQRRPIVQLSPTIVGWDGYQDEIGGRLRQLPGADAYFARFAEWLAGSGATTLDVDAFSGRPERAVAMITEAMQPHADRVDRKAVDFVGPCFDLRAEQGSWRRPAGAEQVLLVSLGSAFTRQPEFYRNCLAAFGDLPGWHLVLQIGKHTDPAELGEVPAGVEVRSWVPQRAVLAQADAFVTHAGMGGCGEGLLAGVPMIAVPQAAEQFMNADRLVELGVARRIDTADATPQALRAALAELVGDPAVAARSRELRARAASEGGTARACDLIERQLG; translated from the coding sequence ATGACCCGTGTACCCCGTCGCGCCCACATCGCCATGGTCGGCATCCCGGCCGTCAGCCACGTCCGCCCGAGCCTGGAGGTGATCCGCGAACTCGTCGCCCGCGGCCACCGGGTGACGTACGCCAACGACCCCTCGGCCGCCGAACTGATCGCCCCCACCGGCGCCGAGCTCGTCCCCTGCCCCTCCACCCTGCCGGTCGCCGACCACGACTGGCCGGACGACCCGATCGCCGCGATGCGGGTCTTCCTGGAGGACGCCATCGCCATGCTGCCCCGGCTGCGCGCGCACTACGACGCCGACCCCGCCGACCTCTACCTGTACGACATCGGCGCGTACGCGGCCCGGGCGCTGGCCGAGGCGCAGCGGCGGCCGATCGTGCAGCTCTCGCCGACGATCGTCGGCTGGGACGGCTACCAGGACGAGATCGGCGGCCGGCTGCGGCAACTGCCGGGTGCCGACGCCTACTTCGCCCGGTTCGCGGAGTGGCTGGCGGGCAGCGGCGCCACCACGCTCGACGTCGACGCGTTCTCCGGGCGGCCCGAGCGGGCCGTCGCGATGATCACCGAGGCGATGCAGCCGCACGCCGACCGGGTCGACCGGAAGGCGGTGGACTTCGTCGGCCCGTGCTTCGACCTGCGGGCCGAGCAGGGGAGTTGGCGGCGTCCCGCCGGGGCGGAGCAGGTGCTGCTGGTCTCGCTCGGCTCGGCCTTCACCCGGCAGCCGGAGTTCTACCGCAACTGCCTGGCCGCCTTCGGCGACCTCCCCGGCTGGCACCTGGTGCTGCAGATCGGGAAGCACACCGACCCGGCGGAGCTGGGGGAGGTCCCGGCCGGCGTCGAGGTGCGCTCCTGGGTGCCGCAGCGCGCGGTGCTGGCGCAGGCCGACGCCTTCGTCACGCACGCCGGCATGGGCGGCTGCGGGGAGGGCCTGCTCGCCGGGGTGCCGATGATCGCGGTGCCGCAGGCCGCCGAGCAGTTCATGAACGCCGACCGGCTGGTCGAGCTCGGCGTCGCCCGCCGGATCGACACGGCGGACGCCACCCCGCAGGCGCTGCGGGCGGCGCTGGCCGAGCTGGTCGGCGACCCGGCGGTGGCGGCCCGCTCGCGCGAACTGCGCGCGCGGGCGGCGTCCGAAGGCGGCACCGCCCGGGCCTGTGACCTGATCGAGCGGCAGTTGGGCTGA
- a CDS encoding SDR family oxidoreductase — translation MSQQVAVITGAGSGVGRAVARELASAGWRLVLAGRRAGPLAETAAGLGPGRVLAVPADVTDERQVEALFDAATGHFGRVDLLFNNAGMFGPSAPVEEVAAADWRAVVDLNLTGAFLCAQAAFRRMRAQDPQGGRIVNNGSVSAHVPRPHAIAYTATKHAVTGLTRALSLEGRPYRIACGQIDIGNAATDMTSAMGAGVRQADGRTAPEPTMDVADVARTVRHMAELPLEANVQFATVMATAMPYIGRG, via the coding sequence GTGTCCCAGCAGGTTGCCGTCATCACCGGCGCGGGCAGCGGCGTCGGCCGCGCCGTGGCCCGCGAACTCGCCTCGGCCGGCTGGCGGCTGGTGCTGGCCGGGCGCCGGGCCGGGCCGCTCGCGGAGACCGCCGCCGGGCTCGGGCCCGGACGGGTGCTGGCGGTGCCCGCCGACGTCACCGACGAACGGCAGGTCGAGGCGCTGTTCGACGCCGCGACCGGGCACTTCGGCCGGGTCGACCTGCTGTTCAACAACGCCGGGATGTTCGGCCCGTCCGCCCCGGTCGAGGAGGTCGCGGCGGCCGACTGGCGGGCCGTGGTCGACCTCAACCTGACCGGCGCGTTCCTCTGCGCGCAGGCCGCGTTCCGCCGGATGAGGGCGCAGGACCCGCAGGGCGGCCGGATCGTCAACAACGGCTCGGTCTCCGCCCACGTGCCCCGCCCGCACGCGATCGCCTACACCGCGACCAAGCACGCCGTCACCGGCCTGACCCGCGCCCTCTCCCTGGAGGGCCGCCCGTACCGGATCGCCTGCGGGCAGATCGACATCGGCAACGCGGCCACCGACATGACCTCGGCGATGGGCGCGGGCGTCCGGCAGGCCGACGGCCGGACCGCGCCCGAGCCGACCATGGACGTCGCGGACGTGGCCCGGACGGTGCGGCACATGGCGGAGCTGCCGCTGGAGGCGAACGTGCAGTTCGCCACCGTGATGGCCACCGCCATGCCGTACATCGGCCGCGGCTGA
- a CDS encoding alpha/beta hydrolase: MLPQPRPAARRPLAAVALLALAVPLTACGSAGTGTGAGDARAAISANQGSGSATPSAPASSSAPPKPTKVLMPTGPATQFSKARDTSAGPILMTTLAGPKSGVSGKVWVWLPPQYNDPKYANTGFPVLTLYAGGQSAGYNTWTDNQLPIQEIDQQMVTQGKAHPFIMIMPVQNLDSNEAKALECADIPGQPKIGTWMSQDIPDFVRANFRTLKGRDGWAVMGASTGAFCSAKLALQHPDVFKAAVPIDGYWNPDSPLWKGHEQERLANSPDQLIGTGTADVRMLATAGGANGYETKLVKNWIAKAKAPTTVEYYEQPGGKHLTSDFKKMIPTTLEWLTANTAGPEAD, encoded by the coding sequence GTGCTGCCGCAGCCCCGCCCCGCCGCCCGCCGCCCGCTGGCGGCCGTCGCCCTGCTCGCCCTCGCCGTCCCGCTCACCGCCTGCGGCAGTGCCGGCACCGGCACCGGAGCCGGGGACGCCCGGGCGGCGATCTCCGCCAACCAGGGTTCCGGCAGTGCCACGCCCTCCGCCCCCGCCAGCAGCAGCGCCCCGCCCAAGCCGACCAAGGTGCTGATGCCGACCGGCCCGGCCACCCAGTTCTCCAAGGCCCGGGACACCTCGGCCGGCCCGATCCTGATGACCACGCTGGCCGGCCCCAAGTCCGGGGTCAGCGGCAAGGTGTGGGTCTGGCTGCCCCCGCAGTACAACGACCCGAAGTACGCGAACACCGGCTTCCCGGTGCTCACCCTCTACGCGGGCGGGCAGAGCGCCGGCTACAACACCTGGACCGACAACCAGCTGCCGATCCAGGAGATCGACCAGCAGATGGTCACCCAGGGCAAGGCCCACCCGTTCATCATGATCATGCCGGTGCAGAACCTCGACTCCAACGAGGCCAAGGCGCTGGAGTGCGCCGACATCCCCGGCCAGCCGAAGATCGGCACCTGGATGTCCCAGGACATCCCCGACTTCGTCCGCGCCAACTTCCGCACCCTCAAGGGCCGCGACGGCTGGGCCGTGATGGGCGCCTCCACCGGCGCGTTCTGCAGTGCCAAGCTCGCCCTGCAGCACCCCGACGTGTTCAAGGCCGCGGTGCCGATCGACGGCTACTGGAACCCCGACTCGCCGCTCTGGAAGGGCCACGAGCAGGAGCGCCTGGCCAACAGCCCCGACCAGCTGATCGGCACCGGCACCGCCGACGTGCGGATGCTGGCCACCGCCGGCGGCGCCAACGGGTACGAGACCAAGCTGGTGAAGAACTGGATCGCCAAGGCCAAGGCGCCCACCACCGTCGAGTACTACGAGCAGCCCGGCGGCAAGCACCTCACCTCCGACTTCAAGAAGATGATCCCGACCACGCTGGAGTGGCTGACCGCCAACACCGCCGGGCCGGAGGCCGACTGA